The window GCGTCGTCCGCATCCACGACTCGACCGGAGAGCGCGAGGTCGAGGGCGTCGCCCATGCCGACGATTCCCGGAAGGCGGACAGTTCCACCCCATGCGCCAAAGATACCGAGCCCGACCCCCGGTTCGGCGAACGTCGCGTCGGGGGTCGCGACTCGGACGTCACAGGCGAGCGCGAGTTCGACGCCACCACCCCGGGCGAAACCGTCGATCCCGGCGACGACGATGCTTTCCGCGCGTTCGATCGTGTCCGCTACGTGCTGGCCGTGTTCCGCGAACGCAGTCGCCGATTCCTGCTCCAACCCAGCCACGACATCGAGGTCGGCACCGGCACAGAACGCGGTTCCTTCGCCGTGGAGATAGACGACCGCTTGGTCGGCGTTTCCCACGGCCTCCGCGAGGTCGTTGAGGTCCTGCTGCGTGAGTGCGTTGCGGGACTTCGGGCGATCGAGGGTGACAGTTCTAATTTCCGAACCATCGGATACGCGAATCATACGTCCAGTTGGCGACGCTTTCCAAAGGTCTTTGGCAGTTCCGTCGTAAGCCCCGATAATGGAAGAGGCCGTGCGGGCGCGCGGGGCAGCGCGCGAGGCTATCGGGGACATCACGCCAGCGCGACTCCGCGATTATATCGACGAACTACTGGAGTCGTCGGGAATCGTTCCGGGTGTGCTGACGTTGCTGAGCGTGCGAGCAGTCGGTGGTGATGCCGGGACGAGCGCAGTCGAACGGCGCGCCGCAGGTGTCCAACTCATCTACGAAGGGTTACAACTCACGCGACGGCTGGCGTACGACGAACCGTGGAACGCTGAGCCACCGCACACGGAGAGTAATATCGCCGTCCTTGCGGCAGACGTGATGGTCTCCCGGGGGTTCTCGCTTCTCGCACGGACGGAAGCCGCCGGGACGGCGGTACAAACCGTCAAAGCGTTCGGACGAAATCAAACGGAAGGAACGACCAGCAACGCGCTCGAAACCGACGTGTTCGAACTCGCCATCGTCGCGGGAACGACGGCAACGGGCCGTGACCGTCCGGCAGGAACGCGGCGATACGCCGAGCAACTCGCCGGCGCAGCCGACGAACACGAATCGACGACGAACCTACCGGACGATACGGAAGAGGGACTCGTGAAGCTCTCGCGACGACGACCGAATCACGTCGAGTAACCCACGTCATCCAGTGCCGTTCCCTAACGCGAATCGAAACGCCTAAAGACGGTTCCGTGTGTAGAAGTAGATGCCTGCGCCTGGGTAGCTTAGCGGTAAAGCGCGTCCTTGGTAAGGACGAGAGCCCGGGTTCAAATCCCGGCCTAGGCTTTTTCGATTTTTTACCCCGAACAGCGGAGCAGTCGTCCCATAGGGTCGATGCAGTCGGGGAAGAATACGAAATGAAAAATAAATAGATAAAAACATAAACTGTATCCGGTATTGGACGATTAGATGACAAATAAAACAGTTTTACTCACCTTAATACACTTATAGGAAAGGGATGGGGAGAGAGTATTTCGTCTGCATGTCGGAAGAAAACAGACGCACATTCCTCAAGACGGTCGGCGTAGCCGTTGGAGCAGCGGGACTTACCGGAACCGGTGTCGCCCTCGCACAGGAAGACGACGATAGTGACGATGGCGACGAGACGGGCGACGTCGGTAGTTGGACGAGTTTCCGTGGCGGGTCCGCACGAACCGGAGCAACCGACGACGACGGTCCTGCCCCATATGCCACGACGGACTGGTCGATGGACGCGGGCGGCGCACTGCGCGTCGGCACTCGCTCGTACGTCGTCGAGCCAGTCCTCCACGACGGGACGCTGTACCTCGCAGTCGCTACGGATACCGGAACGTACGCGAGCGACGGGTTCATCGCCGCCTACGATCCGGAGACGGGTGACGAACTGTGGAAACACACTGACCTTCCGGCACCGAAAACACCCACTGTTGGCAATGGGACGCTGTACTTCGGAATCGACGTTCCGGGAAGCCAAGCAGGGAGGCCGGAAAACACCCTGTTCGCACTTGATGCGG of the Haladaptatus caseinilyticus genome contains:
- a CDS encoding DUF7114 family protein yields the protein MEEAVRARGAAREAIGDITPARLRDYIDELLESSGIVPGVLTLLSVRAVGGDAGTSAVERRAAGVQLIYEGLQLTRRLAYDEPWNAEPPHTESNIAVLAADVMVSRGFSLLARTEAAGTAVQTVKAFGRNQTEGTTSNALETDVFELAIVAGTTATGRDRPAGTRRYAEQLAGAADEHESTTNLPDDTEEGLVKLSRRRPNHVE
- a CDS encoding enoyl-CoA hydratase/isomerase family protein, with translation MIRVSDGSEIRTVTLDRPKSRNALTQQDLNDLAEAVGNADQAVVYLHGEGTAFCAGADLDVVAGLEQESATAFAEHGQHVADTIERAESIVVAGIDGFARGGGVELALACDVRVATPDATFAEPGVGLGIFGAWGGTVRLPGIVGMGDALDLALSGRVVDADDALRMGLVSRIADDPRTVAEEIAQNTPDALSVVKNRVRDRSSADVQAEREAEAFGTLVAKHAENIAAQRD